The proteins below are encoded in one region of Firmicutes bacterium HGW-Firmicutes-1:
- a CDS encoding GntR family transcriptional regulator yields MSSYIGGNDASDNYSLRGRVFNRIREDILRGRFKQNEALIEVKISEELGVSRTPVREAIRQLELEGLVTSIPNKGVIVTGINSKDIDDIYVIRSLIEGLSAKWAAQNITTEQIEELEEIVYLSEFHLSKNHLEQLYELDNRFHEKLYDISNSKILRHVLSDFHHYVQRVRKASLSSYERAEKSILEHKMILEAIKEGDYLKVEALTNEHIINTSKNVADKKIMENLRLDD; encoded by the coding sequence ATGAGTAGTTATATTGGAGGAAATGATGCCTCTGATAATTATTCCCTACGAGGACGCGTATTTAATCGAATTAGGGAAGATATCTTAAGAGGTAGGTTTAAGCAAAACGAAGCCTTGATAGAAGTAAAGATTTCCGAAGAACTTGGAGTTAGTCGCACTCCAGTTAGAGAAGCAATCAGGCAGCTTGAGCTGGAGGGTTTGGTTACAAGTATTCCGAATAAAGGAGTAATTGTTACAGGGATTAATTCAAAGGATATTGATGACATTTATGTAATTAGATCTTTAATAGAAGGTTTATCTGCTAAGTGGGCAGCACAAAATATTACTACTGAACAAATTGAAGAATTAGAGGAAATCGTTTATCTTTCTGAGTTTCATCTCAGTAAAAATCATCTAGAACAATTATATGAGTTAGACAATAGATTTCATGAAAAGCTATATGATATTTCCAACAGTAAAATATTAAGACATGTTTTATCTGATTTCCATCATTATGTTCAAAGAGTGAGAAAAGCTTCCTTATCCTCATATGAAAGAGCAGAAAAGTCAATTTTAGAACATAAAATGATTCTTGAAGCGATTAAGGAAGGGGACTATCTTAAGGTTGAAGCCCTTACAAATGAACATATCATCAATACTTCTAAGAATGTTGCGGATAAAAAGATTATGGAAAACTTAAGGCTAGACGATTAA